The following proteins are encoded in a genomic region of Neurospora crassa OR74A linkage group VI, whole genome shotgun sequence:
- the cax gene encoding calcium/proton exchanger, variant: MSWFTVPFRAQIRRASSIVAPKHQGDHPNGISNGNGYTHINGTNPSTNGHLNGHINGHTNGYTTMDSERRPLLANGTGNGGRWTTESDSDFSWRDFFLDTTKTPGTNHPNPLVKYPTRVWNVTKVTLLSSWINILLIFVPLGIIAGERGWSAPAVFTLNFFAIIPLAAVLSFATEEIAHRLGETLGGLVNATFGNAVELIVSIVALRAGEIEVVQASMLGSILSNLLLVLGMCFLLGGIFNMRDSNGVGIEQTFASGTAQTTCSMMTLASASLIIPAALYTMLNHSDSQEKQDSILMLSRGTAVILLLLYCAYLVFVLRTHKELFEPEAQAVGDVVTEPKEDPVLSPWSAALVLIVTTVIISYAADYMVDSIDDIAATGAMSKTFIGLILIPIVGNAAEHVTACVVAVKNKMDLAMGVAIGSSIQIALLVTPSLVLLGWAIGQPMSLHFETFETIAFALSVMVVTYTVQDGKSNYLEGAMLMGLYIIIALAFWASPADALQKLSTIF; the protein is encoded by the exons ATGTCCTGGT TCACGGTTCCCTTCCGCGCCCAAATTCGTCGCGCGTCCAGTATCGTTGCGCCCAAACATCAAGGCGACCATCCCAACGGCATCTCCAACGGAAACGGTTATACCCACATTAACGGTACCAACCCAAGCACCAACGGGCATCTGAACGGTCACATCAACGGGCATACCAACGGGTACACCACCATGGACTCGGAACGCCGCCCGCTCCTCGCCAACGGAACCGGCAACGGCGGCCGCTGGACCACCGAGTCCGACTCGGACTTTTCATGGCGCGACTTTTTCCTTGATACCACCAAAACCCCTGGCACCAACCATCCCAATCCCCTCGTCAAGTACCCTACCCGAGTATGGAATGTCACCAAGGTCACTCTTCTGAGCT CATGGATCAACATCCTTCTCATCTTTGTGCCCCTAGGCATCATCGCCGGCGAGCGAGGCTGGAGTGCGCCGGCAGTGTTCACTCTCAACTTCTTCGCCATCATCCCTCTGGCTGCGGTCCTCTCCTTCGCAACCGAGGAGATCGCCCATAGACTGGGAGAAACCCTCGGCGGTCTGGTTAACGCGACATTTGGTAATGCTGTGGAACTAATT GTCAGTATCGTTGCCCTCCGCGCCGGCGAAATCGAAGTGGTCCAAGCCTCGATGCTGGGCTCCATTCTCTCTAAcctgttgttggtgctgggaatgtgcttcctcctcggcgGCATCTTCAACATGCGCGACTCCAACGGCGTCGGCATCGAGCAGACCTTTGCCTCCGGGACCGCCCAAACCACGTGCTCCATGATGACGCTGGCCTCGGCGTCCCTCATCATCCCCGCGGCGCTGTACACCATGCTCAACCACTCGGACAGTCAAGAGAAGCAAGACAGTATCTTGATGCTCTCGCGCGGTACCGCCGTCATTCTCCTGCTCCTCTACTGCGCCTACCTCGTCTTTGTTCTGCGCACCCACAAGGAGTTGTTTGAGCCCGAGGCCCAAGCCGTCGGCGACGTGGTTACCGAGCCCAAGGAGGATCCCGTCTTGTCGCCCTGGTCGGCCGCCTTGGTCCTGATTGTCACGACGGTCATCATTTCGTACGCGGCGGATTACATGGTCGACTCGATCGACGATATTGCTGCCACGGGCGCCATGAGCAAGACGTTTATCGGTCTGATTTTGATTCCCATTGTCGGCAACGCGGCCGAGCATGTGACGGCTTGTGTGGTGGCAGTCAAGAATAAGATGGATTTGGCCATGGGCGTGGCGATTGGCAGCAGCATTCAGATTGCGCTGTTGGTTACCCCGTCTTTGGTTCTCCTGGGTTGGGCGATTGGACAGCCCATGTCGCTGCACTTCGAGACGTTTGAGACGATTGCCTTTGCCTTGTCGGTCATGGTGGTTACGTATACGGTGCAGGATGGAAAGAGTAACTACTTGGAGGGTGCTATG CTTATGGGACTTTACATCATCATTGCCCTCGCGTTCTGGGCGAGCCCGGCTGATGCTCTTCAGAAACTTTCCACCATTTTCTAA
- a CDS encoding lipase, with amino-acid sequence MTGKIPTVEGIPVLPLTHKDDGSWVRPETANDAINPAPSRWYLKAQASALRSGLYLGMTLHYMASPRPPNPNFTLTIPSLLSKHKGTFTLQFYTPKGYEDAAKHGKRYPAVVNFHGGGFTIGNGTDDARFARYVLETCDAVFVSVDYRLAPEYPFPTAVDDAADALFYLIRQSADLHIDPMKLATSGFSAGGNIAITATLRFNEHLKELADPDNKAPPVPEHKIRAIATWYPVTDYSISRAEKRATCVKPESTLPPAMTNLFDGSYLYPGDIKMAHPWLSPARASDDELREAIPQNVLVYTCEWDMLQKEGEAFAKRLAAEPLNKTVHHRMIPGVAHGWDKSPDPLKPAIHTQEVYTDCCRKLLAIFNAVD; translated from the coding sequence ATGACAGGCAAAATTCCCACCGTCGAAGGGATCCCCGTCCTGCCGTTAACCCACAAAGACGATGGAAGCTGGGTGAGACCCGAAACCGCCAACGATGCCATCAACCCGGCCCCATCCAGATGGTATCTCAAGGCACAGGCTTCTGCCCTGCGATCCGGTCTATACCTCGGCATGACCCTCCATTACATGGCTAGCCCTCGACCACCAAACCCCAATTTCACGCTTACGATCCCCTCGCTTCTATCCAAACACAAGGGTACTTTTACCCTCCAATTCTACACTCCAAAGGGCTACGAAGATGCCGCCAAACACGGCAAGCGATATCCCGCAGTCGTCAACTTCCACGGCGGTGGCTTCACAATCGGCAACGGTACCGACGATGCCCGCTTCGCTCGCTACGTCCTCGAAACCTGCGACGCCGTCTTTGTCTCGGTCGACTATCGCCTTGCGCCCGAGTACCCGTTCCCGACCGCCGTCGATGACGCTGCCGATGCGCTCTTCTACCTTATTCGCCAATCCGCCGACCTACACATTGACCCCATGAAGCTCGCGACATCCGGTTTCTCAGCCGGCGGCAACATCGCCATTACTGCCACGCTGCGCTTCAACGAGCACTTGAAGGAATTGGCCGACCCCGATAACAAGGCTCCGCCAGTCCCCGAACACAAGATTCGCGCCATCGCGACTTGGTACCCCGTCACCGACTACAGCATATCGCGCGCCGAGAAGCGCGCCACCTGCGTCAAGCCCGAGAGCACGCTGCCTCCTGCCATGACGAACCTGTTCGACGGGtcttacctctaccctgGTGATATTAAGATGGCGCATCCCTGGCTATCGCCCGCCCGAGCCAGCGATGACGAATTGAGGGAAGCCATACCGCAAAACGTGCTCGTGTACACGTGCGAGTGGGACATGTTgcagaaggagggagaggccTTCGCTAAGCGGTTGGCGGCCGAGCCTCTTAATAAGACGGTCCATCACAGGATGATTCCCGGCGTTGCCCATGGTTGGGACAAGAGTCCAGATCCGTTGAAGCCGGCGATACATACGCAGGAGGTGTATACAGACTGTTGCCGGAAGTTGTTGGCGATCTTTAATGCAGTCGATTGA
- a CDS encoding galactose-1-phosphate uridylyltransferase — MTGNITAALERHASTVTRLSSQISSYYAARLPYRIFHGSTNSTRPPTQKGTNTKFVDISSLNNVLSVDRATKTALVEPNVPMDKLVEATLPHGLVPPIVMEFPGITAGGGFAGTAGESSSFRHGFFDDTVREVEMVLGNGEVVKVKNPDLPREVSSTATAAENGGDLFRGAAGAVGTLGTTTLLEVQLMDAKKFVKTEYKRANSVAEAIRMVREETQNAENDYVDGILFSKDHGVIVTGKLVNELPSPPPSSSSSSASEKPIKPQTFSGPWDPWFYLHCQSRTLSPSTSTTPNSSPVVATDYVPLAEYLFRYDRGGFWVGAAAFQYFSWVPFTKLTRWFLDDFLHTRMMYRALHGSGESARFVVQDIAMPFETSEEFINYTSSSLGIWPLWLCPLKRRAPPTFHPHTTRPGTDPSDEKAQDDMMLNIGVWGWGPDSPQEFVAKNIELENKVHELGGMKWFYAHTYYEQEKFWKMYGGRTWYDALRKKYHAEHLPTVWDKIHVDADKAGKKQRHWLLAKKPIGGFYGIWKSIQSKDYFLHRKAQWKWKGE; from the coding sequence ATGACCGGCAACATCACCGCCGCCCTCGAGCGCCACGCCAGCACCGTCACCCGTCTCTCCTCCCAAATCTCCTCCTACTACGCCGCCCGTCTCCCCTATCGCATCTTCCACGGCTCCACCAACTCAACGCGTCCCCCCACGCAAAAAGGCACCAACACCAAATTCGTCGACATTTCCTCTCTGAACAATGTCCTCTCCGTCGACCGCGCCACCAAGACAGCCCTGGTCGAACCCAACGTGCCCATGGACAAGCTCGTCGAAGCCACGCTGCCTCATGGCCTAGTCCCGCCCATCGTCATGGAGTTTCCCGGTATCACTGCCGGTGGTGGGTTCGCCGGAACAGCAGGAGAGTCTAGTTCGTTTCGCCATGGGTTTTTCGACGATACCGTGCGGGAAGTGGAGATGGTTTTGGGTAATGGGGAGGTGGTCAAAGTGAAGAATCCTGATCTGCCTCGAGAGGTATcatcaacggcaacggcagcaGAAAACGGCGGGGATCTCTTCCGCGGAGCAGCCGGCGCCGTGGGAACTCTCGGAACCACAACACTCCTAGAAGTCCAACTAATGGACGCCAAAAAGTTCGTCAAGACCGAATACAAGCGCGCCAACAGCGTAGCGGAAGCGATCCGCATGGTGCGCGAGGAAACCCAAAATGCCGAGAACGACTACGTGGACGGGATTTTGTTTAGCAAAGACCACGGCGTCATCGTCACAGGCAAACTCGTCAACGAGttaccttctcctcccccttcttcttcttcttcttccgcctCCGAAAAGCCAATCAAACCCCAAACCTTCAGCGGACCATGGGACCCCTGGTTCTACCTACACTGCCAATCCCGCACCCTTtctccctccacctccaccaccccaaaTTCTTCCCCGGTGGTAGCGACCGACTACGTCCCCCTAGCCGAATACCTCTTCCGCTACGACCGGGGTGGATTCTGGgtcggcgccgccgccttccaATACTTCAGCTGGGTTCCCTTCACGAAACTCACCCGGTGGTTCCTCGACGACTTTTTGCACACGCGCATGATGTACCGCGCTTTGCACGGGTCCGGCGAGTCCGCCCGGTTCGTCGTGCAAGACATTGCCATGCCGTTCGAGACCTCCGAGGAATTCATCAACTacacctcttcctctctggGAATCTGGCCACTATGGCTTTGCCCACTTAAACGCCGCGCGCCCCCGACTTTTCATCCGCATACGACCCGTCCTGGCACCGACCCGTCGGACGAAAAGGCGCAAGATGACATGATGCTCAACATTGGCGTCTGGGGCTGGGGGCCCGATTCCCCCCAAGAGTTTGTCGCCAAGAATATTGAGTTAGAGAATAAAGTACATGAGTTGGGTGGGATGAAGTGGTTTTATGCGCATACGTATTACGAGCAGGAAAAGTTCTGGAAGATGTATGGTGGACGGACGTGGTATGATGCGCTGAGAAAAAAGTATCATGCCGAGCACTTGCCGACGGTGTGGGACAAGATCCATGTGGATGCGGATAAGGCGGGCAAGAAGCAGCGGCATTGGTTGTTGGCCAAGAAGCCGATTGGCGGGTTTTATGGCATTTGGAAGAGTATTCAGAGCAAGGATTACTTTTTGCATAGGAAGGCtcagtggaagtggaagggggagtaa
- the gh81-1 gene encoding endo-1,3-beta-glucanase, with product MAVTTPTVAPSPSYSCPSCKGTGSKPSPVHSSSSSPFPSKGYSQQSPPKNKRNNNNSTSKRSDGDLFSTPISPELSIPKSIPSQPNHPAPRKGIKQSQEGGGTAIPTNKFHANFFLGSQSSTVWTHPYSLQWAKGQGSSGAWGLAVSHADASQRVFGEQDPNGSGAARWFGSPVGRADVVLSEQGLEKGNATGGVELMTQDVKEQSIRVQLVTGGDVKLEAPVVQGMGMVTALYKQGTPVIKSGVGWKMVTQAMGVVKTGVVKYRLVMEDGATWLLYATGGDVGAIKRGEPGGLELEVQGNNVAVAKGSFTGMVQVAKLPGGANGTEGVADAEKLYDAACGTYATGVELSGSVDGQAGRYTFNFQKEGLSTNSSLVMFALPHHQASFSADTASKVVSSVKLDTTTKGVAVAVVGDQWTMEEDVSKPMSMGFVPWTPETGSVKTISDSAKEYIKTVAQKELLGTSQGQDILNQTDQPSMYFGGKALAKFAAILVAVNDVLGETDMAKKGLEQLKVAFARYSENQQQYPLVYDQSWGGIVSSASYTTGDAGVDFGNTYYNDHHFHYGYFIYTGAVLAHLDPSWASTASNLAYVNSLVRDVANPSSSLDPHFPSFRTFDWYHGHSWAHGLFESSDGKDQESSSEDSMHVYALLMWAQATNNQALYQRSALQLSLLSRSLNSYYLYSSSNPSSQIQPKEFVGNKVAGILFENKIDHVTFFGNKQEYIQGIHMLPLMPHTLFVRNREFVKEEWEAFFAGGAAEKAEGGWKGVLYGNYATIDPRGAWEVFTGGSQLVGSPGSGNGNGNGTTVTGTGTGTGTGMVESMTSTASTASTTTTPGSTTPTSTSVPTTPSAMSSKMVRRTIRRALEKGKGKMNMPLARAALPKAKKDGFGPENIDGGASLTWYLTWCATLGGL from the exons ATGGCCGTCACCACACCCACGGTGGCCCCATCGCCTTCCTATTCTTGCCCGTCGTGCAAGGGCACCGGGAGCAAGCCTTCTCCCGTccactcctcttcttcatctccgtTCCCCTCCAAGGGATACAGCCAACAATCACCAccaaaaaacaaaagaaacaacAATAATTCCACCTCGAAGCGTTCCGACGGCGACCTCTTCTCGACCCCCATCAGCCCCGAACTCTCCATCCCCAAATCCATCCCCTCGCAACCAAACCACCCCGCCCCTCGCAAGGGCATCAAGCAGTCTCAAGAGGGCGGCGGTACCGCAATCCCAACCAACAAATTCCACGccaacttcttcctcggctCGCAATCCTCCACCGTCTGGACGCACCCATACTCGCTGCAGTGGGCCAAGGGGCAAGGAAGCTCCGGCGCCTGGGGTCTGGCTGTTTCCCATGCGGATGCGAGCCAGCGCGTCTTTGGCGAGCAAGATCCTAATGGGAGCGGAGCGGCTCGGTGGTTCGGGAGTCCCGTGGGAAGAGCGGACGTGGTTCTCTCTGAACAGGGCCTGGAAAAGGGGAATGCGACGGGCGGTGTAGAGCTCATGACGCAGGATGTCAAGGAGCAAAGCATCCGTGTGCAGCTGGTTACGGGAGGAGACGTGAAGTTGGAGGCGCCCGTGGTGCAGGGGATGGGAATGGTGACTGCGTTGTATAAGCAGGGTACTCCGGTGATCAAGTCCGGGGTTGGTTGGAAGATGGTGACGCAGGCGATGGGCGTGGTGAAGACGGGTGTGGTCAAGTATCGGCTGGTGATGGAGGATGGCGCCACTTGGTTGCTCTATGCGACGGGCGGTGATGTGGGTGCCATCAAGAGGGGAGAGCCGGGAGGattggagttggaggtgCAAGGAAATAACGTGGCTGTTGCGAAGGGCAGTTTCACGGGTATGGTGCAGGTTGCAAAGTTGCCGGGTGGTGCCAATGGGACCGAGGGAGTAGCTGATGCCGAGAAGTTGTACGATGCTGCTTGCGGCACGTATGCCACTGGTGTTGAGCTCTCCGGGTCCGTGGATGGGCAAGCGGGTCGGTATACCTTCAACTTCCAAAAGGAAGGACTTTCCACCAACTCTAGCCTCGTCATGTTCGCTTTGCCTCACCATCAGGCATCCTTCAGCGCCGACACGGCTTCCAAGGTGGTCTCCTCTGTCAAgctcgacaccaccaccaaggggGTTGCCGTTGCTGTGGTTGGTGACCAATGGACAATGGAAGAGGACGTCAGCAAGCCCATGAGCATGGGGTTCGTCCCTTGGACGCCCGAGACAGGCTCTGTCAAGACCATTAGCGACTCGGCAAAGGAGTACATCAAGACTGTCGCTCAAAAGGAACTGCTGGGCACGTCGCAGGGCCAAGACATACTCAACCAGACGGACCAGCCGAGTATGTACTTTGGTGGCAAGGCATTGGCCAAGTTTGCGGCGATCTTGGTGGCTGTCAATGATGTGCTGGGTGAGACGGACATGGCGAAGAAGGGATTGGAACAGTTGAAGGTTGCGTTTGCAAGGTATTCGGAAAATCAGCAGCAGTATCCGTTGGTTTATGATC AATCCTGGGGCGGCATcgtctcctcggcctcgtaCACCACCGGCGACGCGGGCGTCGACTTCGGCAACACCTACTACAACGACCACCACTTTCACTACGGCTACTTCATCTACACGGGCGCCGTTCTCGCCCACCTGGACCCCTCCTGGGCTTCAACGGCATCCAACCTCGCCTACGTCAACTCCCTCGTCCGCGACGTCGCcaacccttcctcctctctcgaTCCTcacttcccctccttccgcACCTTCGACTGGTACCACGGCCACTCGTGGGCCCACGGCCTTTTCGAATCCAGCGACGGCAAAGACCAGGAATCCTCCTCGGAAGACTCCATGCACGTCTACGCTCTGCTCATGTGGGCCCAAGCCACCAACAACCAAGCGCTCTACCAGCGCTCTGCCCTGCaactctctctcctctcacGGTCGCTGAACTCTTATTACCTCTACTCCTCTTCTAACCCTTCCTCACAGATTCAGCCAAAGGAGTTTGTCGGCAACAAAGTAGCAGGGATCCTGTTCGAGAACAAAATCGACCATGTCACCTTCTTTGGCAACAAGCAGGAGTATATCCAGGGTATTCACATGTTGCCCTTGATGCCGCATACTTTGTTTGTGCGCAACAGGGAGTTTGTCAAGGAAGAGTGGGAGGCGTTCTTTGCTGGTGGGGCGGCTGAAAAGGCGGAAGGAGGGTGGAAGGGGGTTTTGTATGGGAATTATGCGACGATTGATCCCAGGGGAGCTTGGGAGGTGTTTACGGGCGGAAGTCAGCTTGTTGGTTCTCCTGGgagtgggaatgggaatgggaatgggactACCGTTacgggaacgggaacgggaacAGGAACGGGAATGGTTGAGTCGATGACGAGTACCGCGAGTACCGCCagtacgacgacgacgccgggGTCGACTACTCCTACGTCAACCTCTGTGCCTACTACTCCTAGTGCCATGTCATCGaagatggtgaggaggacgatCAGGAGGGCGTTGGAAAAAGGCAAGGGGAAGATGAATATGCCTCTTGCTCGCGCTGCCCTGCcaaaggcgaagaaggatggATTCGGCCCCGAGAACATTGATGGTGGCGCGAGTTTAACTTGGTATTTGACTTGGTGTGCTA CTCTTGGTGGACTATGA